From the Thunnus albacares chromosome 24, fThuAlb1.1, whole genome shotgun sequence genome, one window contains:
- the mrpl39 gene encoding 39S ribosomal protein L39, mitochondrial: MATRTVCQVLHRRFASTVAAVRPSAAEIHSQRNAVFSREQARQRALYPRIEKIEVSMQGPGLDGTLLIMNRGMSTPLSCARHLTEHHVTSSALALVDGELWPLHQPLTQSCSLTLLTFKDSDPTLVNQAYWRSCAALLGQVLETAFKDDFTVELLSTPEVPVISGAFCCDVVLDPQLDSWTPSEESLRSLTRGAQQLIHQDLAWEPLEVAPSVALEVFSHSRCKQEEVEQKAAQSPKGTVMLYRCGDHVLLSGGPLVARTGLCSQYEVTALHSLEQGPWGLHRRAQGLSLPLQLQAHHTVWRKLRQRAEKLVEVQRPEEVTPPPPLDSTPPPTSQ, encoded by the exons ATGGCGACCAGGACTGTGTGTCAAGTTCTCCACCGCC GTTTTGCATCTACTGTAGCAGCTGTTCGTCCATCAGCCGCCGAGATCCACAGCCAGCGCAATGCCGTCTTCTCCAGAGAGCAGGCCAGGCAGAGAGCTCTGTACCCCCGCATCGAGAAGATAGAGGTGTCCATGCAGGGCCCGGGACTGGACGGCACGCTGCTCATCATGAACAGAGGGATGTCCACTCCACTGAGCTGCGCCAGGC aCCTGACAGAGCATCATGTGACCAGCTCAGCTCTGGCCCTGGTAGACGGTGAACTGTGGCCTCTCCACCAGCCCCTCACCCAGTCCTGCTCACTCACTCTGCTCACGTTTAAAGACAGCGACCCAACACTGGTCAACCAG GCTTATTGGCGTTCCTGTGCAGCCCTGCTGGGTCAGGTGCTGGAGACGGCATTCAAGGACGATTTTACGGTGGAGCTGCTCAGTACACCAGAGGTTCCAG TCATTTCAGGGGCCTTCTGCTGTGATGTGGTGCTCGACCCTCAGCTGGACTCGTGGACTCCCTccgag gaGTCGTTGCGATCTCTGACCCGAGGAGCCCAGCAGCTGATCCACCAGGACCTGGCCTGGGAGCCTCTGGAGGTGGCGCCCTCTGTGGCGCTGGAGGTCTTCTCACACAGCAG gtgtAAACAGGAAGAGGTGGAGCAGAAGGCAGCACAGAGTCCCAAAGGCACAGTGATGCTCTACAG ATGTGGTGATCATGTGCTGTTGAGTGGGGGCCCTCTGGTGGCCAGAACAGGCCTGTGCTCGCAGTACGAGGTGACAGCCCTCCACAGCTTGGAGCAGGGACCCTGGGGCCTCCATCGCCGAGCGCAGGGCCTCTCCCTGCCTCTGCAGCTGCAG GCTCACCACACAGTCTGGAGGAAACTGAGGCAGCGGGCAGAGAAACTG